Proteins encoded together in one Sphingomonas radiodurans window:
- a CDS encoding transglutaminase family protein: MIYDIVHVTRFDYGAHVKFARCNLRLKPIDWPGQRLETYTLNVSPAGRTTPARAEAGLANVTRLTIDEPVRKLTIESIARVTVDRLVPVPDESDPTLGEIAATARASRDLSPAGPASYLFPSPLIPLDHEIAAYCAPDLDPGRGALEAGIELARRIQRDFEFDATATLVDTPPHEAFAQRRGVCQDFAQIMITGLRAAGLPAAYASGYIRTIPPEGQPRLVGADATHAWVLLWCGPVRGWIGLDPTNGIWMASDHIVMAVGRDYAEIAPVDGVVLGSGAQEMDVSVDVAPVEE, translated from the coding sequence ATGATCTACGATATCGTCCACGTCACGCGCTTCGATTACGGCGCGCACGTCAAGTTCGCGCGCTGCAACCTGCGGCTGAAGCCGATCGACTGGCCAGGCCAGCGGCTCGAAACCTATACGCTCAACGTCTCCCCCGCCGGCCGCACCACGCCCGCGCGCGCCGAGGCCGGGCTCGCCAACGTCACCCGGCTGACGATCGACGAGCCGGTTCGCAAGCTGACGATCGAGAGCATCGCGCGCGTCACGGTCGACCGCCTCGTTCCCGTCCCCGATGAAAGCGACCCTACGCTTGGCGAGATCGCCGCCACGGCCCGCGCCAGCCGCGATCTCTCCCCCGCCGGCCCTGCCAGCTACCTCTTCCCCTCCCCGCTGATCCCGCTCGATCACGAGATCGCCGCTTATTGCGCGCCCGATCTCGATCCCGGCCGCGGCGCGCTGGAGGCCGGCATCGAACTTGCCCGTCGCATCCAACGTGATTTCGAATTCGACGCCACCGCCACGCTGGTCGACACGCCCCCGCACGAAGCCTTCGCGCAGCGCCGCGGCGTGTGCCAGGATTTCGCGCAGATCATGATCACCGGGCTGCGCGCCGCCGGCCTCCCCGCCGCTTATGCCTCGGGCTATATCCGCACGATCCCGCCCGAGGGCCAGCCGCGGCTCGTCGGCGCGGATGCGACGCACGCCTGGGTACTCCTGTGGTGCGGCCCGGTGCGCGGCTGGATCGGGCTCGATCCAACCAACGGCATCTGGATGGCGAGCGATCATATCGTCATGGCCGTCGGCCGCGACTATGCCGAGATCGCGCCGGTCGACGGCGTCGTCCTCGGCTCGGGCGCGCAGGAGATGGACGTATCGGTCGATGTCGCGCCGGTGGAGGAGTGA
- a CDS encoding circularly permuted type 2 ATP-grasp protein, translating into MATQPALFDAATHARRWIDDYCAHAGTDGDVVCGADDAPWLAMFEELATLVGDDLGHARERVQRHAADIGTGFRIIGEADERPWPLSPVPLLIASDEWDGIERGIVQRANLFETILGDLYGEAKLVADGLIPATLVAGSPFFLRQLVGLPPPGGHHLHFVAVDIARGPTGEWRVLADHLRAPTGAGYALENRLAVSRTLGGLQARLDVARHAPFFAAFRDGLAALCRRTDPRIGLLTPGRYNPSYPEQAHLARYLGLLLVEGADLAALEDKVYVRTIGGLKRIDALWRRLDSRFLDPLAFDTHSQIGVPGLIDAYAAGNVVLSNAPGVGLLEAPAWNAFLPQLSVRLTGADLSLPNIATWWCGQDRERASVEEDLANLVIAPAFGSGTLGLPDDAAISGSDLSDEQRATLLADLRRRPQDYVGQEIVRLSTMPVVAGDGLVARPFTLRVFAARGADGEWTVMPGGFARIGEHPDPRAAVMGEGTWSADVVVHGRHMGDFESLLPAPDSLQVRRNPGTLPSRVADNFYWLGRYLERGEALLAIIRVMLGNSIDADGGAALGPDTVSRLVGLIVAAGAAPVPAAMKRADLTQFARTAMESIDGTWQSVREINRHARRIGEGSRDRLSADMVRLLDAPFPSHRGMLDRAGSLQRRYAAIAGLSAEHMSRTAAWRFHDLGRRIERAGALARATRAFGLPGASLDDLSTLLDLADSQISYRQRYLTGIARVPVVDLVALDPGNPRALAFQVERICEHLAGLPVLDDDGMAEDQQAEATELKAMVSIANAATLDGATLDRIEHRLFRLSDAVARRYFLQGAEPLRAGGLTLA; encoded by the coding sequence TTGGCAACGCAACCCGCCCTCTTCGATGCCGCCACGCATGCGCGCCGCTGGATCGACGATTATTGCGCGCATGCCGGCACAGACGGCGATGTGGTGTGCGGCGCGGACGATGCGCCCTGGCTGGCCATGTTCGAGGAACTCGCGACGCTCGTCGGCGACGATCTCGGCCATGCGCGCGAGCGCGTGCAGCGCCATGCCGCCGACATCGGCACGGGGTTCCGCATCATCGGCGAGGCGGACGAGCGCCCGTGGCCGCTCTCGCCCGTACCGCTGCTGATCGCCAGCGACGAATGGGACGGCATCGAACGCGGCATCGTCCAGCGCGCGAACCTGTTCGAGACGATCCTGGGTGACCTCTACGGCGAGGCAAAGCTCGTCGCCGACGGCCTCATTCCCGCGACGCTCGTCGCCGGCAGCCCGTTTTTCCTGCGCCAGCTCGTCGGGCTGCCGCCGCCCGGCGGGCACCACCTACATTTCGTCGCGGTGGATATCGCCCGCGGGCCGACCGGCGAGTGGCGCGTGCTCGCCGACCATCTCCGCGCGCCGACCGGCGCCGGCTATGCGCTCGAGAACCGCCTCGCCGTCAGCCGTACGCTGGGCGGCCTGCAGGCGCGGCTCGATGTCGCCCGCCACGCGCCCTTCTTCGCCGCCTTCCGCGACGGTCTTGCCGCGCTCTGCCGCCGCACCGATCCGCGTATCGGGCTGCTCACGCCCGGCCGTTACAACCCCAGCTACCCCGAACAGGCGCATCTCGCGCGCTATCTCGGGCTGCTGCTGGTCGAGGGCGCCGATCTCGCCGCGCTGGAGGACAAGGTCTATGTCCGCACCATTGGCGGGCTCAAGCGGATCGACGCGCTGTGGCGCCGGCTCGATTCGCGCTTCCTCGATCCGCTCGCGTTCGACACGCATTCGCAGATCGGCGTCCCCGGCCTGATCGACGCCTACGCCGCCGGCAATGTCGTGCTCTCCAACGCCCCCGGCGTCGGGCTGCTCGAGGCGCCGGCGTGGAACGCCTTCCTGCCCCAACTCTCCGTCCGCCTCACCGGGGCTGACCTTAGCCTGCCCAACATCGCCACCTGGTGGTGCGGGCAGGATCGCGAGCGCGCGAGCGTCGAGGAGGATCTGGCGAACCTCGTCATCGCGCCGGCTTTCGGCTCGGGCACGCTCGGTCTGCCCGACGACGCCGCAATTTCCGGCAGCGACCTCAGCGACGAACAGCGCGCCACGCTGCTTGCCGACCTCCGCCGCCGCCCGCAGGATTATGTCGGGCAGGAAATCGTCCGCCTCTCCACCATGCCCGTTGTCGCCGGTGACGGCCTCGTCGCGCGCCCGTTCACGCTGCGCGTTTTCGCCGCGCGCGGGGCGGACGGCGAATGGACCGTCATGCCCGGCGGCTTCGCGCGCATCGGCGAACACCCCGATCCGCGCGCCGCCGTGATGGGCGAGGGAACATGGTCCGCTGACGTCGTGGTGCACGGCCGCCATATGGGCGACTTCGAATCGCTCCTCCCCGCTCCCGATTCGCTCCAGGTCCGCCGCAATCCCGGCACCTTGCCCAGCCGCGTCGCCGACAATTTCTACTGGCTCGGCCGCTACCTCGAACGCGGCGAGGCGCTGCTGGCGATCATTCGCGTGATGCTCGGCAATTCGATCGACGCCGACGGCGGCGCCGCGCTTGGCCCCGATACGGTCAGCCGCCTCGTCGGCTTGATCGTCGCCGCGGGTGCCGCACCAGTGCCGGCCGCGATGAAGCGCGCCGACCTCACGCAATTCGCGCGCACCGCGATGGAATCGATCGACGGCACCTGGCAGTCGGTCCGCGAGATCAACCGCCACGCGCGCCGCATCGGCGAAGGCTCGCGCGATCGCCTGTCGGCCGACATGGTCCGGCTGCTCGACGCGCCCTTCCCCTCACACCGCGGCATGCTCGATCGCGCCGGCTCGCTCCAGCGCCGCTACGCCGCCATCGCGGGGCTGTCGGCCGAGCATATGAGCCGCACCGCCGCCTGGCGCTTCCACGATCTGGGCCGCCGCATCGAACGCGCCGGCGCGCTCGCCCGCGCGACTCGTGCCTTCGGCCTCCCCGGCGCCTCGCTCGACGATCTGTCGACGCTGCTCGATCTCGCCGACAGCCAGATCAGCTATCGCCAGCGCTACCTCACCGGCATCGCCCGCGTGCCGGTGGTCGATCTCGTCGCGCTCGATCCCGGCAACCCGCGCGCGTTGGCGTTCCAGGTCGAGCGGATCTGCGAGCATCTCGCCGGACTCCCCGTGCTCGACGACGACGGAATGGCAGAAGATCAGCAGGCCGAAGCGACCGAGCTCAAGGCGATGGTCTCGATCGCCAACGCCGCGACGCTCGACGGCGCCACGCTGGACCGGATCGAACACCGCCTGTTCCGCCTGTCCGACGCAGTCGCACGCCGCTATTTCCTGCAAGGCGCCGAGCCGCTTCGCGCCGGCGGGCTGACGCTGGCATGA
- the ligD gene encoding DNA ligase D, giving the protein MSTDPLARYNAKRDFSKTAEPAGTLAPGNGNSFMVQKHDASRLHWDFRIEMDGVLKSWAVTRGPSLDPNEKRLAVRTEDHPLSYATFEGTIPKGEYGGGTVMLWDRGTWSVIKGKSNKDLDEGHLHFVLDGERMKGEWLLIRLKPRGKEKSENWLLRKIDDAHAGGTDTLVETGLTSIETGRTMLEIAEGKKPAAEPKKRKATAKAKSAPEQVSPAHRRVRKNTGTPPAFTEPQLCTLVDAVPAGSTWLHEVKYDGYRALIAVGGGTAKVHTRSGLDWTDKFQAIADAAAELDVGTALLDGEIVAFKDGRPDFSTLKNAISASGDMTFFAFDLLEQDGEDLRPLPNVQRKERLRAIIPGGDRIQFSEHVIGSGEQLFETMCKEGFEGIVSKQADAPYRGARTKAWLKVKCTRRQEFVIIGWTPSEKTRGFRALLLGLHEDGELRYAGKVGTGFSNDTMIDLGERLAKLARKTPTVEVPKNLRTAVKGAHWVTPKLVAEIAFAETTPDGVLRHSSFLGLRGDKPASEVVAEKPEPAPAAPTSTVKVSSRDRLLFPDSTITKGDLADYYAQVAGIMLPWSARRPISLVRCPQGRGKKCFFQKHDAGSFGDHVHQVPILEKDGSTENYLYVDDADGLVGCVQMGTIEFHGWGSSIDHLEQPDRLVFDLDPDEGLDFEDTKKAADYLKNQLAELGLLSFPLLSGGKGVHVVVPLTPGAEWPAVKSFADRFARALAQAEPDRFVATMSKAKRKGRIFIDWLRNQRGATAIMPFSARAREGAPVAAPVSWSELRIIDTAARWHVTDAAELIDRANSRALAGWGVADQMLPEL; this is encoded by the coding sequence ATGAGCACCGATCCCCTCGCCCGCTACAACGCCAAGCGCGACTTCTCGAAAACCGCCGAGCCCGCCGGCACGCTCGCGCCCGGCAACGGCAACAGCTTCATGGTCCAGAAGCACGACGCATCGCGGCTGCACTGGGATTTCCGAATCGAGATGGACGGCGTCCTCAAGAGCTGGGCCGTCACGCGCGGCCCGAGCCTCGATCCGAACGAAAAGCGCCTCGCCGTCCGCACCGAGGATCACCCGCTCAGCTACGCTACCTTCGAGGGCACGATCCCCAAGGGCGAATATGGCGGCGGCACCGTAATGCTATGGGATCGCGGCACCTGGTCGGTCATCAAGGGCAAGTCGAACAAGGATCTCGACGAGGGCCATCTCCACTTCGTCCTCGATGGCGAGCGGATGAAGGGCGAATGGCTGCTCATTCGGCTGAAGCCGCGCGGCAAGGAGAAGAGCGAGAACTGGCTACTGCGCAAGATCGACGACGCGCACGCCGGCGGCACCGACACGCTCGTCGAAACCGGCCTGACGAGCATCGAGACCGGCCGCACGATGCTGGAGATCGCGGAAGGCAAAAAGCCGGCCGCCGAGCCGAAGAAGCGCAAAGCCACCGCCAAAGCCAAGTCGGCACCCGAGCAGGTATCGCCCGCCCATCGCCGCGTCCGCAAGAACACCGGCACCCCGCCCGCCTTTACCGAACCCCAGCTCTGCACCCTCGTCGATGCCGTCCCCGCCGGCAGCACATGGCTGCACGAGGTGAAGTATGACGGCTATCGCGCGCTAATCGCCGTCGGCGGCGGCACCGCAAAGGTCCACACCCGCAGCGGGCTCGACTGGACCGACAAATTCCAGGCCATCGCCGACGCCGCGGCTGAGCTAGACGTCGGCACGGCGCTGCTCGACGGCGAGATCGTCGCGTTCAAGGACGGCCGCCCCGATTTCTCCACGCTCAAGAACGCCATCTCCGCGAGTGGCGACATGACCTTCTTCGCCTTCGACCTGCTCGAACAGGACGGCGAAGACCTGCGCCCGCTCCCCAACGTCCAGCGCAAGGAGCGCCTGCGCGCGATCATCCCCGGCGGCGATCGCATCCAGTTCAGCGAACACGTCATCGGCTCGGGCGAGCAATTGTTCGAGACGATGTGCAAGGAAGGCTTCGAAGGGATCGTCTCGAAGCAGGCCGATGCGCCTTATCGCGGCGCGCGCACCAAGGCGTGGCTCAAGGTTAAATGCACCCGGCGCCAGGAATTCGTCATCATCGGCTGGACCCCGTCGGAAAAAACGCGCGGCTTCCGCGCGCTGCTGCTCGGCCTGCATGAGGATGGCGAACTGCGGTACGCCGGCAAGGTCGGCACCGGCTTTTCCAACGATACGATGATCGACCTCGGCGAGCGGCTCGCCAAGCTCGCGCGCAAGACGCCGACGGTCGAGGTGCCCAAAAACCTGCGCACCGCCGTGAAGGGCGCGCATTGGGTCACGCCAAAGCTCGTCGCCGAGATCGCCTTCGCCGAAACCACGCCCGATGGCGTGCTGCGCCATTCGAGCTTCCTCGGCCTACGCGGCGACAAGCCAGCGAGCGAGGTCGTAGCGGAAAAGCCCGAGCCCGCCCCGGCCGCCCCCACGTCGACGGTGAAGGTCAGCAGCCGCGATCGGCTGCTCTTCCCCGATTCGACGATCACCAAGGGCGATCTCGCCGATTACTACGCACAGGTCGCCGGCATCATGCTGCCATGGAGCGCACGCCGCCCGATCAGCCTCGTGCGCTGCCCGCAGGGGCGGGGCAAGAAATGCTTCTTCCAGAAGCACGACGCCGGCTCGTTCGGCGATCACGTCCATCAGGTGCCGATCCTCGAAAAGGACGGTTCGACCGAGAATTATCTCTACGTCGACGATGCCGATGGCCTCGTCGGATGCGTGCAGATGGGCACGATCGAGTTCCACGGCTGGGGATCGTCGATCGACCATCTCGAACAGCCTGATCGCCTCGTGTTCGATCTCGATCCCGACGAAGGGCTCGACTTCGAGGATACCAAGAAGGCCGCCGACTATCTCAAGAACCAGCTCGCCGAGCTCGGCCTCCTCAGCTTCCCGCTGCTCTCGGGCGGCAAGGGCGTCCATGTTGTCGTGCCGCTGACGCCAGGTGCCGAATGGCCCGCCGTAAAGAGCTTCGCCGATCGCTTCGCGCGCGCGCTGGCGCAGGCCGAGCCCGACCGCTTCGTCGCCACCATGTCCAAGGCGAAGCGGAAGGGGCGCATCTTCATCGACTGGCTACGCAACCAGCGCGGCGCGACCGCCATCATGCCGTTCAGTGCCCGCGCTCGCGAAGGCGCCCCGGTCGCGGCACCGGTATCGTGGTCCGAGCTCCGTATCATCGACACCGCGGCACGCTGGCACGTCACCGACGCCGCCGAACTGATCGACCGCGCCAACAGCCGCGCCCTCGCCGGCTGGGGCGTGGCAGATCAGATGCTGCCTGAGCTGTAA
- the ku gene encoding non-homologous end joining protein Ku, protein MAARAYWQGQIRLALVSIPVEIYSATKSGAAVSFKQIHEPTGQPIHYEKVADGVGPVDPDDIMKGFQIEKGEYVLLDQDEIDSVKLESKKTLELTQFVDANEIDVLYYEKPYFVVPADDLAEEAFIVLREALKRTRKVGLGQLAMRGREYVVSLKPCGRGMVLETLRYADEVNKAQGYFRDIPDAKPDSELLDLAEALIEKKSSAFDPQIFHDRYVDALKDLIERKREQKGNRKIIDDKGDGGGRSASNVVDLMAALKKSMEKSGATAPAKATATKAPAKKPAAKKAPAAAAPSKKPAVKKRA, encoded by the coding sequence ATGGCGGCACGTGCATATTGGCAGGGACAGATCCGGCTCGCGCTCGTCTCGATCCCAGTAGAGATCTATTCCGCCACGAAATCGGGCGCAGCGGTCTCGTTCAAGCAGATCCACGAACCGACCGGCCAGCCGATCCATTATGAGAAGGTCGCCGACGGCGTTGGCCCGGTCGATCCCGACGACATCATGAAGGGGTTCCAGATCGAAAAGGGCGAATATGTCCTGCTCGATCAGGACGAGATCGATTCGGTGAAGCTGGAATCGAAGAAGACGCTCGAACTCACCCAGTTCGTCGACGCCAACGAGATCGACGTGCTCTATTACGAGAAGCCGTATTTCGTCGTCCCCGCCGACGATCTCGCCGAGGAAGCCTTCATCGTCCTGCGCGAGGCATTGAAGCGCACCCGAAAGGTCGGACTCGGTCAGCTAGCGATGCGCGGCCGCGAATATGTCGTCAGCCTGAAGCCATGCGGGCGCGGGATGGTGCTCGAAACACTGCGCTACGCCGACGAGGTCAACAAGGCGCAAGGCTATTTCCGCGACATCCCCGATGCCAAGCCTGACAGCGAGCTGCTCGATCTCGCCGAAGCGCTGATCGAGAAGAAGAGCAGCGCGTTCGACCCGCAGATCTTCCACGATCGCTACGTCGATGCGCTGAAGGATCTGATCGAGCGCAAGCGCGAGCAGAAGGGCAACCGCAAGATCATCGACGACAAGGGTGACGGCGGCGGCCGCTCCGCCTCGAATGTCGTCGACTTGATGGCGGCGCTGAAGAAGTCGATGGAAAAGTCGGGCGCCACGGCCCCTGCGAAGGCGACCGCGACGAAGGCACCCGCGAAGAAGCCAGCGGCGAAAAAGGCTCCCGCCGCAGCTGCCCCGTCGAAGAAGCCCGCAGTCAAGAAACGTGCGTAA
- a CDS encoding type II toxin-antitoxin system RelE/ParE family toxin, with protein MAEVIFSPQSQRDLREVGDYIAQDNPARATTFLGELEAACRSLGEFPSRFPSAPRFGPNARRLNHGRYAIIYEVEGFVTILAIVHGARNLDAFASAERLLPP; from the coding sequence TTGGCCGAAGTAATATTTTCGCCTCAATCGCAGCGCGATCTGCGCGAGGTCGGCGACTATATTGCGCAAGACAATCCAGCCCGGGCCACGACTTTCCTCGGCGAGCTTGAGGCGGCTTGCCGGTCACTTGGTGAATTCCCAAGCCGGTTTCCGTCGGCACCACGTTTTGGCCCAAATGCGCGCAGGCTCAACCACGGCCGTTATGCGATCATCTATGAAGTCGAGGGCTTCGTTACGATCCTGGCCATCGTGCACGGCGCCCGAAACCTTGATGCATTTGCTAGCGCGGAACGACTCCTTCCGCCATGA
- a CDS encoding ribbon-helix-helix domain-containing protein yields the protein MAKAYNLTPESVRLVDRLVASGRYGSHDAVVDRGLRLLDEQERWETMVEAKVAQGRAEIARGEGISMDQVFEELRERYRNWPK from the coding sequence ATGGCAAAAGCCTATAATCTGACGCCTGAGAGTGTACGTCTGGTCGATCGACTTGTCGCATCGGGCCGCTACGGCTCACATGACGCAGTCGTCGACAGGGGCCTTCGCCTGCTTGATGAACAAGAGCGCTGGGAAACGATGGTCGAGGCGAAGGTCGCGCAAGGCCGCGCCGAGATCGCACGCGGCGAAGGCATTTCAATGGACCAAGTCTTCGAGGAATTGCGCGAGCGATACCGCAATTGGCCGAAGTAA
- the pdxH gene encoding pyridoxamine 5'-phosphate oxidase has product MSTDPITLFDAWFAEAKASEPNDPNAMALATADATGRPAVRMVLLKGHGADGFVFYTNRDSRKAGDLAANAQAALLFHWKSLRRQVRIEGAVTPVSEAESDAYFASRGRDSQLGAWASEQSRPLAARSIFEARFEAMKFRFEGQDVPRPPFWGGYRVTPDRIEFWQDRAHRLHERRLFTRTGADQGAGWDEGQLYP; this is encoded by the coding sequence ATGTCCACCGACCCGATCACCCTGTTCGACGCCTGGTTTGCCGAGGCGAAAGCGAGCGAGCCCAATGATCCCAATGCGATGGCGCTCGCGACCGCGGATGCCACCGGGCGCCCCGCGGTGCGAATGGTATTGCTGAAAGGGCATGGGGCGGATGGCTTCGTGTTCTATACTAATCGCGACAGCCGCAAGGCGGGCGATCTGGCGGCCAATGCGCAGGCGGCGCTGCTGTTTCACTGGAAGTCGCTGCGGCGGCAGGTTCGGATCGAGGGGGCGGTGACGCCGGTGAGCGAGGCGGAGAGCGATGCGTATTTCGCCTCGCGCGGGCGCGATTCGCAGCTGGGGGCATGGGCGTCGGAACAGTCGCGGCCGCTGGCGGCGCGGTCGATCTTCGAGGCGCGGTTCGAGGCGATGAAGTTTCGTTTCGAAGGCCAGGACGTGCCGCGCCCGCCGTTCTGGGGCGGCTATCGCGTGACGCCCGATCGGATCGAATTTTGGCAGGATCGCGCGCATCGCCTACATGAGCGGCGATTGTTCACGCGCACTGGTGCAGATCAGGGCGCGGGGTGGGACGAAGGCCAGTTGTATCCATGA
- a CDS encoding cation diffusion facilitator family transporter: MTRDERRRIIPLAMRAALASVAMALFLLALKGFAAWHTGSVAMLGSLADTGLDLLASLVTLYGVKLAGEPADSDHRFGHGKAEALAALFQVVLITASAIGIAWQAVQRFSNPRANEDASLGIAVSLVAIIATFGLLAYQRSIIRQTGSVAILADNVHYQSDVLLNVAVIAALALDQYLGISGADPVFGIAIALWLVWGAFQASSQAIDMLMDKEWSEDQRAAFIEVAARQPGIRGIHDFRTRRSGTQDFAQFHMEVDRNLTIGGAHDIVESVERRLRDVFPRVEVLIHLDPEGHVDTDNPLVEADVTPHWFGKRV, encoded by the coding sequence ATGACTCGTGACGAACGCCGCCGGATCATCCCGCTCGCCATGCGCGCGGCGCTGGCGAGCGTCGCGATGGCGCTGTTTCTGCTCGCGCTTAAGGGTTTTGCGGCGTGGCACACGGGCTCGGTCGCGATGCTCGGCAGTCTCGCCGACACGGGGCTCGACCTGCTTGCCAGCCTCGTCACCTTGTATGGCGTGAAGCTCGCCGGTGAGCCGGCCGATTCGGATCACCGCTTCGGCCATGGCAAGGCGGAGGCGCTGGCGGCGTTGTTTCAGGTGGTGCTGATCACTGCCTCGGCGATCGGCATCGCGTGGCAGGCGGTGCAGCGCTTTTCAAATCCGCGCGCGAACGAGGATGCGTCGCTCGGCATTGCCGTGTCGCTGGTGGCGATCATCGCAACCTTCGGGCTGCTGGCGTATCAGCGTAGCATCATCCGCCAGACCGGATCGGTCGCGATCCTGGCTGACAATGTGCATTACCAGTCGGACGTGCTGCTCAACGTCGCGGTGATCGCGGCGCTGGCGCTCGACCAGTATCTCGGGATTTCGGGGGCCGACCCGGTGTTCGGCATCGCGATCGCGCTGTGGCTCGTCTGGGGCGCATTCCAGGCGTCGAGCCAGGCGATCGACATGCTGATGGACAAGGAATGGTCCGAGGATCAGCGCGCCGCCTTCATCGAGGTCGCGGCGCGCCAGCCGGGCATTCGCGGCATCCACGATTTCCGCACGCGCCGCTCGGGGACGCAGGATTTCGCGCAATTCCACATGGAGGTCGACCGGAACCTGACGATCGGCGGCGCGCATGACATCGTCGAGAGCGTCGAGCGGCGGCTGCGTGACGTGTTCCCGCGCGTTGAGGTGCTGATCCATCTCGATCCCGAAGGCCATGTCGATACCGACAATCCGCTGGTCGAGGCCGACGTGACGCCGCACTGGTTCGGCAAGCGCGTCTAG
- a CDS encoding PhzF family phenazine biosynthesis protein, whose protein sequence is MRIPFAQIDAFADAPFTGNPAAVMPLSMWLDDATLQAIAEENNLSETAFIVPATGEADFELRWFTPAAEVALCGHATLASGHFVLSSDTTRNAVRFTTRQAGVLEVARHGAAYEMALPAWAPSPKPLDNIVAALGVTARETLWHEKGYALVIVEDEAAVRAAAPDGRAVKALGPYVLIVAARGQTADVVSRVFTDYFDIPEDPVTGSAHAVMVPYWADVLGRTSFSAYQASARGGHVGCRLDSDRVMLTGSCVTTIEGTFLLP, encoded by the coding sequence ATGAGGATCCCGTTCGCGCAGATCGATGCGTTCGCCGATGCGCCGTTCACGGGCAACCCGGCGGCGGTGATGCCGCTGTCGATGTGGCTCGACGATGCGACGCTGCAGGCGATCGCCGAAGAGAATAATCTGTCGGAAACCGCCTTCATCGTGCCGGCGACCGGGGAAGCTGACTTCGAGCTGCGCTGGTTCACTCCGGCCGCGGAGGTGGCGCTGTGCGGGCATGCGACACTCGCGAGCGGACATTTCGTGCTGTCGTCCGATACGACGCGCAACGCGGTGCGGTTCACGACGCGGCAGGCGGGCGTGCTCGAGGTGGCGCGGCACGGCGCGGCATATGAGATGGCGTTGCCGGCGTGGGCGCCAAGCCCGAAGCCGCTCGACAATATCGTTGCCGCGCTCGGCGTTACGGCACGCGAGACGCTGTGGCACGAGAAGGGCTATGCGCTGGTGATCGTCGAGGACGAGGCGGCGGTGCGTGCGGCGGCGCCCGACGGGCGCGCCGTGAAGGCGTTGGGGCCATATGTGCTGATCGTCGCGGCGCGTGGGCAGACCGCCGATGTGGTGAGCCGCGTCTTCACAGACTATTTCGACATTCCCGAGGATCCGGTGACCGGATCGGCGCATGCGGTGATGGTGCCCTATTGGGCCGACGTGCTGGGGCGGACCAGTTTCTCGGCATATCAGGCGAGCGCGCGCGGCGGGCACGTCGGCTGCCGGCTGGACAGCGATCGGGTGATGCTGACGGGATCGTGCGTGACGACGATCGAAGGGACGTTCCTGCTGCCGTGA
- a CDS encoding UvrB/UvrC motif-containing protein yields the protein MTGDELQLAMDDAAAALDFEAAQRWRDRLAILRQTGVDPGETEGLSRQQPGAMGLGTSQSRVAPPPGWTKPRKPDPMTKGRSRRRGD from the coding sequence ATGACGGGCGACGAGCTTCAGCTGGCGATGGACGATGCCGCCGCCGCGCTCGATTTCGAGGCCGCGCAGCGCTGGCGCGATCGGCTCGCGATCCTGCGCCAGACCGGCGTCGATCCGGGCGAGACCGAAGGGCTGTCGCGCCAGCAGCCCGGTGCGATGGGGCTCGGCACCAGCCAGTCGCGCGTCGCTCCGCCGCCGGGCTGGACCAAGCCGCGCAAGCCCGATCCGATGACGAAGGGGCGCAGTCGCCGCCGCGGCGACTAG